AGGCTCCCTTTTCAGCTTCAAAGTGCCCTGCCGTATCTACAACTGACACAGGAATCCAAGTATAATAAGAAAATGAAGCTTCTGAGATACATACATGTCACAACTTAATCTCTTCCATTTGGCATTAACGAGAGGTAGTGGCAGAAATGCGGGCCTGACTGCTCCTTGGTGGAGGGTGATCCTGCTGGGTGGCAGGGAGGCCCAACGCAAGCTTAGCCTGAGGTTAAGCCgcctctgcagttttctgaagACAAGCACCTGGAGGGACCCCTGGGGAGGCAGACAGACTATGGGTGCGCCTTCCCACACAGCAGCCAAGTGCAAAACGACCGGGCTAGATCTCCTGTGGTTTATGACAAGAATGTTAACAGAATGGCAGGATCAATCCTTATGGTTCAAACCTTTTAAAAACTGGAGTCTCTTTAGACATCACTAAAGCTTCTCATCTACTAGCTTATTAATTAGGGAACATAGAAAACACATGTTTATTAtatgcttactgtgtgccaggcacagagaAAGGCTGACTAAGAAGAGGGTCTATGCTCAAGGAACTCACCATCTTGCCGAGAGGCGTGTGATATATAAGCTATGATGCAGCACACATGAAGAGCACCAAAAAGGGGAGATGAGGTTCTCACCTAATTTCTATCAGGGGCGGAAGAAGAATGATGTTCACTGAAGTAACTTAATCTGTTTCAATGTAGAACTACTCTTGAGGGTTTAGAACAATCTAAAACCTGCaggaggttttttttgttttatgttatatttcttcctggcttcTAGGAACAGaggtaaataaatacaataaaacacaaaaattgtCAGGCTTTATACAGAGTACACACCAGAAGGCATTTTCTTCGGTATAAAGCGATCACCGACTCCTTTACGCCCCGCTGGGGCCCCTTCATCAGCAGAGTGGCATTACTTTGGTAGGCATACACCAGGTAGGAAAGCGCTTCTTGGTACCTGAGAAAGTTATCGATGAAAAACAGCTCAGTGCTCCTTTCCCAAACCCAGGGCTTAGTCCCCATCACTCTCTAATACAAGAATGGAACTGGCTACAGGGATGGAAAAGTCTTAAGCATGGAGGCAGCATGGTGCAGGTGGAAAAGAGGGCCAAAGACCACAGCCAGCCTCAGCTCCTCTGCAAACTGGCCGAGAAGCTCAAGGCTAATCATGGCACTTCCCTGGACTTCTGTTTCTCCCAACTCTACAACAAGGAAGTGGACGAGAGGCTCACTACGGTCCACACTGActctaaaattcattttctgagttcattttcatttatcacGAAGAAAATTGGCCATTATATCTCTCAACCAAGAAATCTATCATTATATAAAAGATGAAGATACATGTTTGATGTTCAGTGCAAACGTGAAGCAGAACACTGAAAAAGGTAGAGACACGGTGGGGGTGTGGAAGGGGCTGTGGTCCTTAGAGTTCCTGGTGGGCATCCACAACCAGTACGCTCGGCAACATGAGTCGCCACTTACTTTCCTTTCTGATAGAGTTCCAGGCCTGTCAGCAGATACACAGACACCTTTCGAAACAAACTGTAATCTTCATGCCACTTCTGAAAAGGAATGACAGCCATTCATGATTCTGACCAAAACTACTTCTACCCTTTTCCCCACAGCAAGTTTCAAACTCAGTACTAATACTTACGGAGCTCATATGGCCCAGCACAaaaacaggagacacaaaagctTTCAGATAATAAAGTACTGgacatttatgataaaagtctACCGCTGACCTTAATTTTCCATGTCCTGTTCCTGCCGCCGAGCAACAGAAATATTCACTTCACATGAGCTTTAGAATTTCGGATCTTAACTTCCAACACCCACGCCAAAGTCATTCAGCTCTGGTCTGAATGAATGGCCTCCCGAGTTCTGAGGAAGCCATTCAGATGAGGGAAGACAGAAGGTCAAGGCCGCTCCAATCTCAGGAACAACACTAACCTtgcctgggggggtggggggtgggggccaggggcgATGAGTAGGGCACACCGAGGTGGCACACAACAGTGTCGTACCTACatgatgtgttttgtttttggaaaTCTGTAGTCAAGCGTGCATTTTAATGCATAAAAATTTAGTTTTGAATACAGAAATATTAGAAAACTGTATTATTtaaagcaaaccaaaaccacGAAGTCACGAATTATATTGCCTAggacaaggctgctgctgctgctaagtcgcttcagtcgtgtccgaccctgtacgaccccatagacagcagcccaccaggctcccccgtccctgggattctccaggcaagaacactggattgggttgccatttccttctccaatgcatgaaagggaaaactgaaagtgaagtcgctcagtcgtgtctgactcttagcgaccccatggactgcagcctaccaggctcctccgtccatgggattttccaggcaagagtactggagtggggtgctactgcCTTCTCTAAAGTGAGTATTTAAGGGAAATGAAGTGCTGATCAGCTGAAGAGAAGAATGGCATAAAGAAACTGGCCATTCAAAGGGTTAAGAAAAGATCATTCATTCTGACTCAGCTTTTTTTGAAAGGTGGTGGGAGTCTTGGCGATAATATAAAATTGTTTGCTTTATAGCTTATAAAGTTTATTAGTATTACTACAAGTTGTACAAATTGGATTATAAATATATTGGTGCATATGTATAATTTACTATACGAGGAGgaacatattggagaaggaaatggcaacccactccagtattcttgcctggagaatcccatggacggaggagtttggcaggctacagtccgtacggtcacaaagagttggacaccactgaagtgacttagcacgcacgagAAGAACACATAAATGACAGCCCCAAATGTTTCAACAGCTTGGCCTCCttacctttttgtttgttttttaattgttaggGTTGCCTTAGAAATTTATATGTTTGCTTTGTAGACGTAAAGAGAAGACCTCACCTTGTACTCTTCCATATTCATGTCatcaggaccaatctccttcagTTTTGCTTGAGCCACCTTCATAATACTGATCGATCTGTGGACAAAGTTAAGAAAGCAATGACCATTTCCCCTCCAGAGGACTAAGTCAACATAGAAGGAAGGGTGGTTCACCGAAGTACTCCCTTCTCACCTTTCATCATAGCTAAGGTTTTTATCGGCAAATTGTTCCAGAAGGGTCCGCTCTACTACCCTTTTAGGCGCTTCATTTTGGAAGAAGTAGATGAGCACGTGCTGAAGACGAGGATCACTGTGAGAGGTGGGGGTCTCCTTGGCGAGCTGATAGAGCCTGGAGTACTCTTCATGGAATGCCTATTGAAGACAGAACTGGTAGTCAGAAAAGGGGGCATGGTGGGCTTATACACACAGAAACCGCTGCCTAAGGGGGTTTTCATCACTCTAAGAAGACTTCTAAGAAGTTCTTATTGAGGAATGACAGAGGCAACTGGAGCCTATAATCTCTTTGCctttcaaaaaagaacaaaactcctCTAGCACCAGAGACATCCTGTACTCACAAGAAAATCATTTTCCTCATACAGtgctcagaaaaacaaaagttttaattGTTTCAGGCGTTTATCTTTGAGTACCAAggacctgaaatttaaaaagccaaatgtatttcttttcttaaattttattcaaaCACCTTAAAAAGCATGGCCTACTTTCTTATATCACAGCCTCCAAATTACAAAGGCAAGGTCTCACTCACAGCTTTATTAATAGGCACCTCCTAAGAACCAGGAGGTTACTCCAGGCCAGGTGTGACCTGAGCACCGAGGCTGTGTTACTGCCACGAGAGGAGGAGCCATCAGTGCCGTGGAATGGCTGGGCTGTTGGCCGGGCAGCAAAGGGAGTTTTACGTTTTACTTCaatgaaagacatttttttaGCATCTGATATAATCACTGCCCCATGATTATGATCCCTGTGGTATAAGGATTAGAATTTAATCCTAattaaatgagaatttaaaagaCAAGACAAAACAGAGATACCTTAATAAGCCCTGCTTCAGACCCATCTCGGTCAAAGGTCTGACGGGCTTTAGCTATGGCCAGGATGACCCCTTGCATGGCAGGGCTCAGCATCACCTACCACAAGAGGACACaaaacacagagagaaagcagagaagaagggTTCAGAAGAAGACTGTGAAAGAAAGGTGAACAGACCGCCGCAAGGAAGTGGGGCGGCGTGCTCCCCAGCCAGCGGCCACTGCAGGGGCAGGCTCACACACCCCGCTCCACACTAGCGGCCCCTGGCCCTCTGCACGACCACAGACCTTGCCCATGACCAGCTATTCCTACAGACGCTCTCTAATTTAGCAGATGAATAAAGAGGTATGTCTAAAAATACCTACGATGTGGCACTGCTATACAATCAAGGTAAGTTACAGCTCTCAGAGGGGAAAGGTCTGAGGTGAGAATTCCACCTGAGTTCCGAGGTTTGGGTGTCCATCCTAAATACATCGGTCTTTCAGAGCTTTTATCTGGGTGAACAGCACATTTCAAACAGTCTGAAACTAGCAGGTGCACAAATAGGACTTTATAATGTGAAAACCttgcaatgattaaaaaaaaaaccatcccACAGAAACCTGAGGACAGGATTCAGGACTGTTAGTGTGTGGTGACTGCTGCAAAGAAGGCAGACAGCGAACAGCCTGGAAATCTGCAGCTCCTCCCCGGAGCTTCCGAGTTAAAACCAGGTCAACTCACATTTGACCTGCTCACTAGACAACTGAAATTTTCATATTTGGAGGAAATGCAATAGGCTAATATTACCAAAGACTCCTAATTTAAAAGGCAATTTTGTGTTCAGGATATGACGCATGGAACTAAATTCTAcctttctgagccacctggactCCACAGTGGCCTTGTAAGGACAGGTCTGAGTAGAGACCTGCTGGCAGCAGTGTGACTAAGGCCCTCTTGCCCACCACCTGTGTCTAGGAGAAAACACTGTTGCCAAACACCTTACACagctatgcttagtcacttgaGAAGGAAATACAAGACTGACAACAGACAGCTAGACCCTGACTCATCTCTGTACCTCCTCATCATATCCATCTGCATCAGATCTAACCAGAATCCTTCCCACACTGGGAATCTCGACTTCAGAGACCTCAGCATTAGGCTGGGCAGCAGACTCTGCGTCACGAGCCTGTGGGGGCTGCTCTGACTGCTCTGCAAGGTTTGTTTCCGGGGGCATGGGCTTCTTGGGTTCAGCTTCCTTAAGCTGTGGCAGCAGAATGGAGagaaagagtaagaaaaaaacagaaataaagagggaTTGGTtaaatgcagcagacacagaataacagaaaagtgagaaaactGTGGCAATTATTGCCGAAAGCCCACCCCTCCAGATTCTGGGCTTCCCGGCCTCTCACCTCACTCAGTGCAGCTTCTACGCCACTGTTCTCATAGGCATGTGCTGTGTTTGCAATCGCCTGGGCAGTCTGCTCCTTCACGATCACAGCGTGCTCAGAGGACAGGCACCGAGCCCCATGGGAAGAGGCTACTGAAGATTCTGAGAAAGAACAGCAGGTACGAATCAGCATCTGGTAATAAAACCACTAGAACACTCTACAAGGCAAGCAGGACTGGATACAAAGTTTAATGTGCACACCTTCTAACTCACCTTTtgaaaaaattatgtaaatttcCCCTAGAAACAAGTAGCTAAAAGAAACAGCTACTTCAGCAAGGAGTCACTGATGACTCTGTAAAGTTTAATGTGCTCCCAATATTATCATATTTCTTCATGGCAAAAAGGCTTCCTATAAATAACTATCCGTTAGGAAGATCACTTTACAGAATAGTTTTCATAAAATCTACCTATTAATCTTACCATAGTTTCTCCTGCAACCTGGGAAACGAGCAAGCACTAAACAGAGTGAAAGTCCAGGTAGCTAGCTGCTAATCCTTCTGCTATTACTTCTGCTCAGCAGAACTGACTGTCTAGAGCCACAAGCTAGGCTGTCAGGCTGTGCAACACCAACTCTGATCACACTGTGCAGAGCATGGCATGGCTCACTCAAAGGATGCGCACGGGGCTGGCTACGGGAGTGCAGCGTGAACTCCCCCAAGTCACTGGCATAAACAGCCTGCTCAGATACCTTGAGATGGAGAGAAGTCCTGTGATGCTGAGCTGGTGGAAGATGCCATCTGAGGAATTTTACAAGACTGCTCTTCTTCCCATTCCTCCACTTCCTGCTCAAACCTCCAGTTATCTTCCTGAATGTAATGCTTAAGTTCAACAGACAGGGCTTCTACTTCTCCTGACATCTGATCTAATTCATTTGGGGCCGCCTCTGAGGAAGAACAAAGACACAGTTAAAACAGAGTCCCACCAAGCAAAACGTCTCAAGGAAACCAAAGCTCcgttccagaaaaaaagaaagtaagacactttgtcttttttcttacttttaatgaaaaatacGCACATAACCCATCCATTGTCCGAAGTGCTGACAGTATCAGGCCAATAGTCATGGTACCCTAGTAACAGTGGCTGGCATATTGGAAGGGAGGGACactgaatatttgttaaatgaatcaaTCAATGGTAACAAGTGAGGATTTGGAATAGAGGCCAATCACAGACAAAGCAGCAAGAACAAACATTTCTTGGGAATTCAGAAAATCATTAGATTCAATGGAAATTTCAAGATAAACAGTTTTATCAGTGTAAACAGTGCCCCTATTACTGTTAAGAATATCCatctccaggacttccctggtggtgcagtggttgggactctgagcttccactgtaggggacatgggtttgatccgtggtgagggaaataagatctcacatgcaatacagtgtggtcaaaaaataataataataaactgaatTAAATAACAAAGTATATCCATCTCAAGATGGttgaaaatgaaaaccaagacGTTTATATTGCCTTAAAGTTCACATAATCAAGTGCTACCACAAAGCAAAGGGATACAAAGGTTAGATCAATAGGTCAATAATACCTGGGGTTCACTAAAGGCTATGATGAAAAATGACAAGGCTATCAATGACATATTCAATCTCATTTCCAACCCTACAACCGAAACAAATCATAAAAACCTACAGAAGAGTAGCACATCCACATACTGGTTGCTGTTAACTAGACTTTCAGTAAATGACAGCTCCCACTTTTTGTCTATTTCTATAGATGAGCTGTACCCGTTATAACAAGGCCCCTATATACCACCCACAGCCAGCACAATCGTTTGTACAGAAACTCCCACGAGCAGCTGTTTCTGCCCTCACACTGCAAACACGTAATTAGGACGATCAGTTACTGTGAAGTGAGCGGTCTCTCCATCCCCTACCCACCAAGCCCAAGAAAAAGATCACTTGCTGCCCAGACAAAATGCCTTGTATGCTTCCTTACTTATGCAGCACAGTGAAGTTTGAATATTAAAAGAAGACGCCTTGTATGATCTCAGatgtgaaagaagaaagaaagagtaatATACatggaaaacagcacagaatctgGAACCAGAATATTTACTGGCTGTACGACAAGTACAGAACCTCAGCTGGAAAATGTGGGGGATAAGAATTTCTGCTCTGCCTCCTCCGTGTTAAGAGTTAATaagttattagagaaataaagCTTGAAAGCATGCAGTGAGGAGGAAAGTACCAGCATAAATGATAATTATGATTACTGTTAGTATTAGTAGCAGTATTAGGAGAAGTCTGAAAGCGCTGAGGCAAATCCACTTGTAAAATCTAGCTATTCTCCAAAAGGtgcaaaaaatacacacacaagaatgtcactaaaaaagggaaaaactagAGGCAGCTTAAAAGTCTATCAACAGGAGGCTggtttaattaattatatatatatatatatcttccatGCAATGGAAATTATTTTATAGTTGTTAATTGGAATAACTTGgttctatttataaaaatagagattactaagaaaaacagtgaaaaagatgccaaacagaatggaaaaatatCCCATTTGGTGGGAAAAAATGGGGTGTACATGAGATATCAATAAATAAAACCTAGCATCTGCACAGAACATTTCTAGAAGACTACCTTAGGAGCCTAAGAACAGATATTTGCTGGGCTCAAGGAAGTAGGAAAGcaaacttatttttcctttttcttctcttttatacgATTTGTATTTCTTAAACACATCATTACTTTCTAATAAATccgagttgtttttttttttttaaactacaagaCTGTTCCCTTCCCTGAGAAGTACAAAATCTCCCCTAGCCTGGCCTCTGCTTATAGTATTTTTACCTGCATTGAAGTGGGGCAGCTTGTCGTTAATATACATCAGGCAGTAAGCACTAACATTTCTCTGGCCCCCATAGGAATCTCTTTCAAGTTCTTCCCAGGAAGACTCAGTAACAGAGATGTCGTTGTACTTGAGCCAGACTTGTCGCGGCTGATTATAGACGTAGGCCCAGTAGTGCCCCGCGTTTGCCTGTCCTTCGTGAACGAGGACTGCGTGCAAGCGATAAGGCACCTGCAAGTCAGAAAGCATTCCCCGTGTTAGGTTAAAGCAAAGTCATCCGACAGGGGTTTACGTCACGAAAATTCCAAAGTGTACCCAACCATAAGACCTAAGAAAACTGCCCATTTACACGTGTGTTTGATGTAGGGTTCACATCAACAAAACATCTTGTTGATTCAAGATGAACtaaaaaaaacacagtaaatttttttaaagaatagaaaatagaaaatggtcAACACCCAAGATTCACGTGGTGCATAACTATGGTTTCCTGTGACCCTCCTCCTGGGAGAACCTGAGGGTTCTCCTCCCACAGTCCCTCGTTTACACAGAAGCCCGTGGAGGGCAGTCCCCTAACTGCAGCCTCTTTCCCGTCTATGCCCAGAATGTTAttctaaataaaaacatatgtggAAAGTAAGAATTTCTAGCATGCCTACCTATCTTTTGGAATTAAGAGAGACATAAAGGTTAAAAATCATACTGCTAAATGAAGGATCATGAAGGATCATGGTACTTTACAAAGGATGGGGAACCAGTCCCTGGTCAGGTTTCCTCCACTGTACTGCTTAATTACCATTTTATgagaaattttattaatatttaacaacAAATCTTTCCAATACATGGAAAAAATACCATGTGGCAAACTCAAGACAACTACATTTTACATCCTGTTGGTGGTAGAAGGAAGATACACTGCTTTTTTTTAGCCTAAAATATAGAATAACAcatatttctttccaaaattaatttttatatcttagGGAAGTTTCCATTCAGtttcaaagaaaaccatcaacttCTCTGTCTGTATCCCATTAGCACCATTAGAACATGCCTTGACTACTTCCCATCAATTTTCATTCTACCTGACGGAGGAGAGGATCACAGTACATCTGCTCAATAGTCTGGGTAGTGcttgcaatactgttctttaagtctgttaaaaaagaaaactcagttaTAATGATTTCATCCCACGTCACACATGCAGCTTTAGCTCTGCAAAGACTACAGCTTCTCTGTACCTGAGGTTTTCACCCTTTCAGCTTCTATGAACCATAAGGAAGCATGCAGTTTTAAAGCAGCTAGTCCTTTAGGTTACAAAGGCTTATAGTTTAATATAACTACATTAAGATTTCTAAAAAAAACTAGAGAGGAATCTAGATTTgtatcatttacttatttattgctcctagataaaaggagaaagaaggggaggaCGAGAAACAAGACAAGACCAAAGGATTTTAGGAACAAAATACTGAATAATGTGATTTTACACTGCATGCATTAATCAAATATTCTTTGCCTCCTTAACTGTCAATAAAGCATACTGTatgtagaaaaaatttttaaagtggaaattCAGGAAACTGCAATTCTAAGTTTGGGTCAACTGAAGTCAGAGTTCAGATAAACTATGGGAAAAGAAATCCAGCAGACGCAGAAAATTCTCTAAGGTGAGTGGCATTGTGTGTCCAAGATACCCAGGAATTTCCAGAAAATTTGAGGAAGGAATCTAGGGAAGAACTTTTCATGGTTATATTACTAACGCAAAGTGTCTGACACTCATTGTAATTACACATTACAAAGTGTAATCTCACAGGGAACAAAAAGTACCAAAGAGGTCAAATTCCTCAATTCAACAGAATCCATGGCCATGACAGGATGTGTCTCCAGATGCCTAATTTCCATGTATTCACACAAACAGAAAAGGCAAAGAGTAACCCTCTGACAAGCAGAAAGAGCCAACCTTGTATATCCTGTTCAATCTCGTTCCTCCACCTCTGCAGGCAGGTCTTAACAAAGTTTATCTCCTCATCTGTGACTGTTCGAGGAGCTGGGTGTGCGGGCATTTCCACGGAAGAACGGGGAGGTTTAAGTGGCTGCTCTGCCATCCTAGACTTGCGTACAGAATCTTCAGAGGAAGAAAAGGTTCCTTCAGCTTCCTGAGACGTGCTCTCTTCACTTGTACtgaaggaagattaaaaaaaaaaaaatgctcagatGATAATTTCCGAACtacgcatgtgtgctcagtcgctaaatcatgtccgactctttgggacctcatggactatagctctggaggagggcatggcaacccactccagtattcctgcctggagcatcccatggacagaggagcctggtgggctacagtctatatggTCACGAAGAATTGGTCGGATataactgaggcgacttagcatacatgcatggactgtagcctgcctggctcctctgttcatggggtttcccaggcaagaatacaggagcaggttgccattttctcctccatttcCAAAATACATCTTTGCCTAAATTAATGCACTCTGTAAAGCAAGCTGCTCTGTGGGAAAGCACAGCTACAATTTAGTGAGTGTTTACTCTATAAAGTTACTGAGCCAAACCTTTCCTTTACaggcatcagcagcagcagcagcagctgatgagGAAGGTACTATCACCATTCCTATTTTACCAACTTTCAAACCTAAGATTCAGAGAAATAAAGCAGTGTTCCCAAGTTCACCCagctagtaaaggacagggagggaTTACACTCACATCCGCCTGAATTTACAAGTCTATGGTACCTGCTCTGTAACCACTTGTAACAATGAACCTTCTTCTCAAGAAGAAAGGATGAGAAGGAACATGGAAAAGAGGAGATGGGGAGTGGAGTAGTTAAGGGATCAACTATTGTGTTTCCAAGATGTAACTGACCAAAGTGAGATGGACAGGTGGATCCAGgaacaaaatacacagaagaaaaatagcATCAGCTGTATACCCAGCACGCAGGAACGCAAACTAGGTGGCGCTCTGGGAAGGCACAGGGTGCAGAACTTACAGGCAGACAACTCCAGCTCCACCGCATCTCAGCTAAACACCCAAGGAGACGGTAGCAGCCTTGGGTAAGGAATCTAACACCTCAGCTGAAAGAGGTGGATGTCAACCACTTTACATCATTGTTATAAACTGagaataatgtatgtaaagtaaCTGTTAATTTATCTACTAATTAACTACCGCCAAAAAAACTGTACACAGACAAATCAGCAGGAATACAAACAAATCTAATGGTTCTTAGGTTTCTGTTTCACACCAAAACTGAAGAACATAAATTTCCCAGCTCTGACTTAAACTCTcactccccttcctccctgcctctctcccatATACAAAATAACAGAGCAAACCTCTTTTCCCTGAGGACCTATAAATATGGGAAAACAAAGCCAATGTAAGCAAAAGAGGAAATGTCTCAATCTCAAAAAagattacacacatacacacacagataactTTAAAATCTAATATCAGTCAGTATCGTTTCATATTATTAAACAGAtaaaaccactttttaaaaattaaaatcatttatattttacaaaggaCATGAAAACAGTCTACAAAAatccaaacacacacataagtaGAGTACAAAAGTAAAGGAACCCTCCCTCCACCCCGTGCCTAGCGCCATCTCCTAGAGATAACTGCTATTACCATTTGGTATGTTCTATCCAAACAGGCACTCTGCACAcacgtgaatgaatgaatagtaacacgtgtgtgtgtgggaggggcgGCAAAGGAATGATtgggtttcttttaaaaacataaaaaagtctAAACTCTTCTATAGGCTCTAGTGTTTTTGCTAGCCAGGACACACAGATCACATTTGATCCGAGCTGGCCCCACTGGCTCCTCCAGACCACAAAGGCTGCGGCACAGCTGAGCCAGAAGAGAACCAAGGCTCGCGTGCCATGGCCTCTCTGTCTCTTCGCTGGATAAGCCGCTGGAGGTTGTCCTCTTCAATTTCTAGCCAGTTCTTTCTCTTATTCTAATTTTCTACTTGTAAGTAAGTTTCCCTTTGCTTGGTGTTTACTTAGACGTGCAGACTCCTTCATAGCAGACGAGTGAATGCCATGTTTTAGAAAATCAGTGGCTGACTTTTCCTCTGGGCAAGGCCTTTCATGGCAGTTAGCTTATAGCAAACTCCGAGCCAGGTGGGCCTGGCAGAGAATGAACACTGTTCCAGACAGTTCAAGACGTCTCTGTAATAATCCCAACTATCCCTTGGGTGAGACGAATACATGAGTGGGAATAATTACGAACAACTCACTCAAGTGGCAAAACCCTTCCCTGAAAGACAAAGAGCTCGTGGCCCGTGAGCTCTCACGGGGCGAGTGTTTGTCGGGTGGAGACATGGCACACAGCTCAGAGTAAGCCAAAATCACcaatatatactattttaaaacttgtttctGTTACCTTTCCTTGGATGTCAGGTCAGAAGTCAGGCAGTGTGCTGAAGAAAGTGGTTCTGTCATGCACGCATCACTTTGAGATGCAGAGCTCTCTGAGGCAGGTTTTGTACTAGCAAATTCAATCACGTATTTCAACATGTCCGGAAGCGGGAACCGGGCTGGGCCCGAGCCATACTTCACATACCTACGAGGCAGAGAAAATGGTACTCTAGTGCCAAAGCATCTTGTTCTTTCAGGCTCGCTACATTATTATATGGAGAGTCAACGGAAAGGCTTATCCCTAAAGGCTAtacaatatttaatatattaatctaTAGAGCAAAAGTTTTCTAACTACGAAAGTGAAAACTGACAACGTTCTGAATCTTTACACTTGACAGAAAGCATTTCAGGTGGGCTCCTATTCAAAGTCACACCAATGGTGCTTTCTCTTAATTCAAATCACATTTAGGCTCTACTCATCAAAGtaaactctattttttaaaggaagagagaTATATTATCATTACTCAAATCTGAAAATAATGCTGTTGAACTAtcaggttggtgcaaaagtaattgcagttttgagttgccgaaatttgccatttgatgttggaatatattcttaaataaacgtggttatgttatacattgtaatgtgcatttcttgctttatgtttttttgctaatggCTTAttacttgttgtttattttatatgtgttttaaactatggaaatgatgttagtcagaaagcaaattcaagcgattttcttattcgagttcaaaatgggtcatagagCAGctgagacaactcacaacatcaacaatgcatttggcccaggaatttCTAACGAATGTACA
Above is a genomic segment from Bos javanicus breed banteng chromosome 15, ARS-OSU_banteng_1.0, whole genome shotgun sequence containing:
- the USP28 gene encoding ubiquitin carboxyl-terminal hydrolase 28 isoform X13; the encoded protein is MRWFTKLPPVLTFELSRFEFNQSLGQPEKIHNKLEFPQIIYMDRYMYRSKELVRSKRDCIRKLKEEIKILQQKLERYVKYGSGPARFPLPDMLKYVIEFASTKPASESSASQSDACMTEPLSSAHCLTSDLTSKESTSEESTSQEAEGTFSSSEDSVRKSRMAEQPLKPPRSSVEMPAHPAPRTVTDEEINFVKTCLQRWRNEIEQDIQDLKNSIASTTQTIEQMYCDPLLRQVPYRLHAVLVHEGQANAGHYWAYVYNQPRQVWLKYNDISVTESSWEELERDSYGGQRNVSAYCLMYINDKLPHFNAEAAPNELDQMSGEVEALSVELKHYIQEDNWRFEQEVEEWEEEQSCKIPQMASSTSSASQDFSPSQESSVASSHGARCLSSEHAVIVKEQTAQAIANTAHAYENSGVEAALSELKEAEPKKPMPPETNLAEQSEQPPQARDAESAAQPNAEVSEVEIPSVGRILVRSDADGYDEEVMLSPAMQGVILAIAKARQTFDRDGSEAGLIKAFHEEYSRLYQLAKETPTSHSDPRLQHVLIYFFQNEAPKRVVERTLLEQFADKNLSYDERSISIMKVAQAKLKEIGPDDMNMEEYKKWHEDYSLFRKVSVYLLTGLELYQKGKYQEALSYLVYAYQSNATLLMKGPQRGVKESVIALYRRKCLLELNAKAASLFETNDEHSVTEGINVMNELIIPCIHLIINNDISKDDLDAIEVMRNHWCSYLGQDIAENLQLCLGEFLPRLLDPSAEIIVLKEPPTIRPNSPYDLCSRFAAVMESIQGVSAVTVK
- the USP28 gene encoding ubiquitin carboxyl-terminal hydrolase 28 isoform X3, coding for MTAELQQDDAAGATDRHGSSCQMLLNQLREITGIQDPSFLHEALKASNGDITQAVSLLTDERVKEPSQETAAEPSEEEGSAASKEELAKVIDLTHDSKDDLQAAIALSLLESPKIQADGRDLNRMHEATSAETKRSKRKRCEVWGENPNPNDWRRVDGWPVGLKNVGNTCWFSAVIQSLFQLPEFRRLVLSYSLPQNVLENCPSHTEKRNVVFMQELQYLFALMMGSNRKFVDPSAALDLLKGAFRSPEEQQQDVSEFTHKLLDWLEDAFQLAVNVNSNPRNKSENPMVQLFYGTFLTEGIREGKPFCNNETFGQYPLQVNGYRNLDECLEGAMVEGDIELLPSDHSVKYGQERWFTKLPPVLTFELSRFEFNQSLGQPEKIHNKLEFPQIIYMDRYMYRSKELVRSKRDCIRKLKEEIKILQQKLERYVKYGSGPARFPLPDMLKYVIEFASTKPASESSASQSDACMTEPLSSAHCLTSDLTSKESTSEESTSQEAEGTFSSSEDSVRKSRMAEQPLKPPRSSVEMPAHPAPRTVTDEEINFVKTCLQRWRNEIEQDIQDLKNSIASTTQTIEQMYCDPLLRQVPYRLHAVLVHEGQANAGHYWAYVYNQPRQVWLKYNDISVTESSWEELERDSYGGQRNVSAYCLMYINDKLPHFNAEAAPNELDQMSGEVEALSVELKHYIQEDNWRFEQEVEEWEEEQSCKIPQMASSTSSASQDFSPSQESSVASSHGARCLSSEHAVIVKEQTAQAIANTAHAYENSGVEAALSELKEAEPKKPMPPETNLAEQSEQPPQARDAESAAQPNAEVMLSPAMQGVILAIAKARQTFDRDGSEAGLIKAFHEEYSRLYQLAKETPTSHSDPRLQHVLIYFFQNEAPKRVVERTLLEQFADKNLSYDERSISIMKVAQAKLKEIGPDDMNMEEYKKWHEDYSLFRKVSVYLLTGLELYQKGKYQEALSYLVYAYQSNATLLMKGPQRGVKESVIALYRRKCLLELNAKAASLFETNDEHSVTEGINVMNELIIPCIHLIINNDISKDDLDAIEVMRNHWCSYLGQDIAENLQLCLGEFLPRLLDPSAEIIVLKEPPTIRPNSPYDLCSRFAAVMESIQGVSAVTVK